From the Longimicrobiaceae bacterium genome, the window CCACGATGCCGGGGCCGCGGTTGTACGCGGTGAGCGCCAGGTGCGTGTCGCCGTCGTACTTGTCGATCAGCTCGCGCAGGTACTTGAAGCCCACGCTCAGGTTCACCTGCGGGTCGCGCAGGTCGTCCCTGGTGGTGCCCGGGCGCAGCCAGCTAGCCGTGGCGGGCATGAGCTGCGTGAGGCCGATGGCGCCCACGTGGCTGGTGGCGCTGCTCTTGAAGGTGCTCTCGGCCCGCACCAGCCCGAACGCCACGTCCGGGTTGATGTTGGACTGCACGGCCAGGTCGTAGATCTGCTCCGCCAGGTCGCGCGGAACGTCGTACGAGGCGTAGCGCTGCAGGTTCTTCTCGATGGTCGCCTCGCGCCCGGTGCTCTGCGCGTCGGCCACCTTCGCCTCCTCGCCCTGCCAGGCCTGCGCGACCGTCTGGTCGGTGAGCTTGGGCGTGGGCACCAGCGAGCCGATGATGTTCTCGTGCGAGGGCGGGTTGCGCAGCGCCGTGTTGTGGCGCGCGACCGCTACCGGCACCGCGGCGCCGGCGACGGCCAGGCCCACCAGCCCGTGGCGGACCGGGCTCTGCCGCAGCCGCTGGAACGCCGTGGGGCTCTTGCGGCGCAGCTGCGGCCCTTCGGTGCGGCGCTCGCCGCCGTCGTACGCGCGGCGGTAGCGCGGGGGGATGCGGGCTTCGGACGGCGCGCCGGCCTCGGCGGGCCAGCGGCGCACGGCGCGGCCGGTGGAGTGCTGGGGGGCGGCCGCCTGGCGGGCGCACTCCCAGGGTGGCGTCGAGCGTCTTTTCCTAGGCTGCATGGATCGCCCTCCTTGCTTCATCCGGCCGCAGCGTGCGCGGCCCGCAGGGTTGCCCGGCTGAACCGCCAGGGCGTAGCAGGATGCATGCCATGTGGACGTATGTTTCCGCCTCGGAGGCGCTCCCTGCCCGAATCCTCAATCTAACGCATAAGACGTTGGATAGCAATCATTTAGCATCATTGTGCGCACTGTCTCGCACCAGTGGGTTTGCTTGCCGGGCCGGGAATGCGAGGCGTCCGCTGGGTTCCGCGGGCGGGTCCGGTTGCGGGGCGCGGGGGCGGGGCGCATCTTCAGCATCCCGCCCGCAGGGCAGCTTTCCACACGCGT encodes:
- a CDS encoding lytic transglycosylase domain-containing protein, producing the protein MQPRKRRSTPPWECARQAAAPQHSTGRAVRRWPAEAGAPSEARIPPRYRRAYDGGERRTEGPQLRRKSPTAFQRLRQSPVRHGLVGLAVAGAAVPVAVARHNTALRNPPSHENIIGSLVPTPKLTDQTVAQAWQGEEAKVADAQSTGREATIEKNLQRYASYDVPRDLAEQIYDLAVQSNINPDVAFGLVRAESTFKSSATSHVGAIGLTQLMPATASWLRPGTTRDDLRDPQVNLSVGFKYLRELIDKYDGDTHLALTAYNRGPGIVDRVLKKGGDPDNGYAHLVLKDVPADEAAR